From Deinococcus taeanensis, one genomic window encodes:
- the glpK gene encoding glycerol kinase GlpK, with translation MTQPKFILALDQGTTSSRAIVFDHAGDIKAVGQKEFRQIFPRPGWVEHDATEIWSTQIGVAQEALSKAGIRASDLAAIGITNQRETTLIWDRHTGKPIHHAIVWQDRRTAPYCDEIRAEHESTFQRKTGLVLDAYFSGTKVRWLLDNVEGARERAERGELAFGTIDSWLVYNLTGGELHITDATNASRTLLYNIHTGEWDDELLAILNVPRSVLPEVRNSSEVYGQTAEGLLGARVPIAGIGGDQQAATFGQACLEKGMAKNTYGTGCFMLMNTAQEAVPSQNKLLTTVAWQLNGERTYALEGSVFIAGAVVQWLRDGLGIIRDSSEVEALARSVESSEGVMLVPAFVGLGAPYWDSYARGTMVGITRGTTRAHIARAALESVAFQSAELLEAMQKDAGAPLKELRVDGGASNNDLMMQFQADILGVPVVRPKVTETTALGAAYLAGLAVGFWQSAAEIAAQWQEGKRFEPQMKADEREQLMTRWKKAVSRARDWEDAR, from the coding sequence ATGACCCAGCCGAAGTTCATCCTTGCACTTGACCAGGGCACCACCAGCAGCCGCGCCATCGTGTTTGATCACGCCGGAGACATCAAGGCAGTCGGCCAGAAGGAATTCCGTCAGATCTTTCCCCGCCCCGGCTGGGTCGAGCACGACGCCACCGAAATCTGGAGCACCCAGATCGGCGTGGCGCAGGAGGCCTTGTCCAAGGCGGGTATCCGAGCTTCAGATCTTGCAGCCATCGGTATCACGAACCAGCGTGAAACCACGCTGATCTGGGACCGTCACACCGGCAAACCCATTCACCACGCGATCGTGTGGCAGGACCGGCGCACGGCGCCCTACTGCGACGAGATCCGCGCGGAGCACGAAAGTACCTTCCAGCGCAAGACGGGCCTGGTGCTCGACGCGTACTTCAGCGGCACCAAGGTGAGGTGGCTGCTCGACAACGTGGAGGGGGCCCGCGAGCGTGCTGAACGGGGCGAACTGGCGTTCGGCACCATCGACTCCTGGCTCGTGTACAACCTGACGGGCGGCGAGCTGCACATCACAGATGCGACGAACGCCAGCCGTACGCTGCTGTACAACATCCACACCGGTGAGTGGGACGATGAACTGCTGGCAATCCTGAACGTGCCGCGCAGCGTGCTGCCCGAGGTGCGGAATTCCTCCGAGGTGTACGGTCAGACCGCCGAGGGGCTTCTGGGCGCGCGCGTGCCGATCGCCGGGATTGGTGGCGATCAGCAGGCAGCAACCTTCGGGCAGGCGTGCCTTGAAAAAGGCATGGCGAAGAACACCTACGGCACCGGCTGCTTCATGCTGATGAATACCGCGCAGGAAGCTGTGCCCAGCCAGAACAAGCTGCTGACCACCGTGGCCTGGCAGCTGAACGGTGAACGCACGTACGCGCTGGAGGGCAGCGTGTTCATCGCCGGTGCCGTGGTGCAGTGGCTGCGTGACGGGCTGGGCATCATTCGGGACAGCAGCGAGGTTGAGGCGCTCGCCCGCAGCGTCGAGAGCAGTGAGGGCGTGATGCTGGTCCCGGCGTTCGTGGGCCTGGGGGCACCCTACTGGGACAGTTATGCGCGTGGCACCATGGTGGGCATCACGCGCGGCACGACGCGCGCCCACATTGCACGTGCGGCGCTGGAAAGCGTCGCGTTCCAGTCTGCCGAGCTGCTTGAAGCGATGCAGAAGGATGCCGGGGCGCCACTCAAGGAACTGCGTGTCGACGGGGGCGCCAGCAACAACGACCTGATGATGCAGTTCCAGGCGGACATCCTGGGCGTGCCGGTCGTGCGGCCCAAGGTCACGGAGACGACCGCGCTGGGAGCGGCCTATCTGGCGGGTCTGGCGGTGGGCTTCTGGCAGAGTGCCGCAGAGATTGCGGCGCAGTGGCAGGAAGGCAAGCGGTTCGAGCCGCAGATGAAAGCCGACGAGCGTGAGCAGCTGATGACCCGTTGGAAGAAGGCGGTCAGCCGCGCCCGGGACTGGGAAGACGCCCGCTGA
- a CDS encoding glycerol-3-phosphate dehydrogenase/oxidase gives MTTIQPDPRAATVQAATAPQTWDLLVIGGGASGLGTALEAATRGYRTLLLEAHDYAKGTSSRSTKLVHGGVRYLAQGNVSLVREALHERGLLKQNAPHLVHDLGFLIAAYKWWAAPFYGIGLKLYDLLAGRLNLKASRYVNATQALHRTPTLKRQGLKGGILYFDGQFDDARLAITLLRSLHNHGGVALNHAPVVGLIKENGRVVGARFQDTETSQVHEVRARAVVNATGVFVDDIRRMENSSVKPMLSPSQGVHVVVDRHFLPGDSAIMVPRTDDGRVLFAVPWHDHVVIGTTDTPVPDTSLEPRALNEEVDFILRTAAQYLTPAPTRADVRSVYAGLRPLVKAAEGTDTKSLSRDHVIRISDGGLITLTGGKWTTYRRMGEDTVNRAAAQAGLPTRLSLTAGLKLHGATTQSLPDHWQVYGTDAERIQALPGAQTPLHPALPYTEAEVRWAARHEQARTVEDVLSRRLRALLLHARASIEAAPRTAALLADELGRDQAWQDAQVREYTALAEGYLLN, from the coding sequence ATGACGACGATCCAGCCCGACCCCCGCGCCGCCACCGTTCAGGCCGCCACCGCCCCCCAGACCTGGGACCTCCTCGTGATCGGGGGCGGCGCCTCTGGTCTCGGCACCGCCCTGGAAGCCGCCACACGCGGCTACCGCACCCTGCTGCTCGAAGCGCACGACTACGCCAAAGGCACCAGCAGCCGCTCCACCAAACTCGTGCACGGGGGCGTGCGCTACCTGGCACAGGGCAATGTCTCCCTGGTCCGCGAGGCGCTGCATGAACGCGGTCTCCTCAAGCAGAACGCCCCACATCTCGTGCATGATCTGGGCTTCCTGATCGCCGCGTACAAATGGTGGGCCGCGCCCTTCTACGGCATCGGTCTGAAACTCTATGACCTGCTCGCCGGCCGACTGAACCTCAAAGCCAGCCGGTACGTGAACGCCACCCAGGCCCTGCACCGCACCCCCACCCTCAAACGCCAGGGCCTCAAGGGCGGCATCCTCTACTTCGACGGTCAGTTCGACGACGCCCGCCTCGCCATCACCCTGCTGCGCTCCCTGCACAACCACGGCGGCGTCGCCCTGAACCACGCGCCCGTCGTGGGCCTTATCAAGGAAAACGGCCGCGTGGTCGGCGCTCGCTTCCAGGACACCGAAACTAGCCAAGTGCACGAGGTGCGGGCCCGGGCCGTCGTGAACGCGACCGGCGTGTTCGTCGACGACATCCGGCGCATGGAGAACAGCAGCGTCAAACCGATGCTCTCCCCCAGCCAGGGCGTGCACGTGGTGGTCGACCGTCACTTCCTGCCCGGGGACAGCGCCATCATGGTACCCCGCACCGACGACGGCCGCGTCCTGTTCGCTGTGCCCTGGCATGACCACGTGGTTATCGGCACCACCGACACCCCCGTGCCGGACACCAGCCTCGAACCCCGCGCGCTGAACGAAGAGGTCGACTTCATCCTGCGCACCGCCGCGCAGTACCTGACCCCTGCCCCCACCCGCGCCGACGTCCGTAGCGTCTACGCCGGCCTGCGTCCCCTCGTCAAGGCGGCCGAAGGGACCGACACCAAGAGCCTGTCACGCGATCACGTGATCCGCATCAGTGACGGCGGCCTGATCACCCTTACCGGCGGCAAGTGGACCACCTACCGCCGCATGGGCGAGGACACCGTCAACCGCGCCGCCGCCCAGGCGGGGCTGCCCACCCGGCTGAGCCTCACCGCGGGCCTGAAACTGCACGGCGCCACCACCCAGAGCCTGCCGGACCACTGGCAGGTGTACGGCACGGACGCCGAGCGCATCCAGGCGCTGCCGGGCGCCCAGACCCCTCTGCACCCGGCGCTGCCGTATACCGAAGCGGAGGTCCGCTGGGCGGCCCGCCACGAGCAGGCCCGGACCGTGGAAGACGTGCTCTCCCGGCGGCTACGCGCGCTGCTGCTGCATGCCCGCGCCAGTATCGAGGCTGCACCCCGCACCGCCGCCCTGCTGGCCGACGAACTTGGCCGCGACCAGGCGTGGCAGGACGCTCAGGTCCGCGAGTACACGGCGCTCGCCGAGGGCTACCTGCTGAACTGA
- a CDS encoding family 1 glycosylhydrolase produces the protein MDAARGADRGRPVLWAGLEATVSRAGDLHLDQLALSGCAARSGDMDRLADLGIRGVRLPVLWERTAPHRPPDWAWSDHALARLEARGVDAIVGLVHHGGGPAPIHLLDPAFVSGLVSFARSVAERYPQVQAYTPVNEPLTTARFSALYGVWHPHARDPRSWWTALKHQLMATVLSMDAIREVQPAAQLVQTEDLGRVFSTPALQDQAAFENERRWLSFDLLLGRVDDRHPMYRYLLSVGATEEDLRWFVERPCPPDLLGLNVYVTSERFLDEHLDRYPERTHGGNHRQRYADVEAVRVMGARHGGPGARLIEAHERYGLPMAITEVQLHCTREEQMRWLHGAWQGAVAAHAAGADVRAVTVWAAYGAFEWHSLLTRRDGHYESGLFDIRGACPRPTAMARLAQALAHGTPVPVLARGVGWWARPERLLYTPAGPVEGEEPTGPPLLVLGRGPLTGPLRRACDVRGLRHTHLPRWTPQSLAQAVRPERPWAAALCTSAVSIRAARQVAALCAVLKIPLLVFSSPLVFAGTPGHTWTETDTPVPSTRRGQQLLRVERLTQQLCPDTLIVRAGPTPEAVMTSRQSDDAVMVTPVRREDLIRCALDVLVDGETGVWHLAEDTVMLPFTDDGERGAWSFSLGTVRGQLLGNPYGNLPHLRDPAEVALV, from the coding sequence GTGGACGCAGCACGCGGCGCTGATCGTGGCCGTCCAGTCCTGTGGGCTGGACTGGAAGCCACGGTCAGCCGCGCCGGCGACCTGCACCTGGATCAGCTGGCCCTGAGCGGCTGCGCAGCCCGGTCCGGCGACATGGACCGGCTCGCTGACCTGGGCATCCGCGGGGTAAGGCTGCCGGTGCTGTGGGAACGCACCGCGCCGCACCGTCCACCGGACTGGGCCTGGAGTGACCACGCCCTGGCGCGCCTGGAGGCCCGCGGCGTGGACGCCATCGTGGGCCTTGTTCATCACGGGGGCGGGCCCGCCCCCATTCACCTGCTGGACCCGGCGTTCGTTTCCGGGCTCGTGTCCTTCGCGCGCAGCGTGGCAGAGCGCTACCCCCAGGTCCAGGCGTATACGCCTGTGAACGAACCCCTTACCACCGCCCGTTTCAGCGCGCTGTACGGCGTGTGGCACCCACACGCCCGTGACCCGCGCAGCTGGTGGACGGCGCTGAAACACCAGCTGATGGCCACCGTCCTGAGCATGGACGCCATCCGGGAGGTGCAGCCCGCAGCGCAGCTCGTGCAGACCGAGGACCTCGGGCGGGTGTTCAGCACGCCGGCCCTGCAGGACCAGGCTGCCTTTGAGAACGAGCGCCGCTGGCTGAGTTTCGACCTGCTGCTGGGCCGCGTGGACGACCGCCACCCCATGTACCGCTACCTGCTGTCAGTCGGGGCCACCGAGGAGGACCTGCGCTGGTTCGTCGAGCGGCCGTGCCCGCCGGACCTCCTGGGCCTGAACGTGTACGTCACTAGCGAACGGTTCCTGGATGAACACCTCGACCGCTACCCGGAACGCACGCACGGCGGGAATCACAGGCAACGCTACGCAGACGTGGAAGCCGTCCGGGTGATGGGTGCCCGGCACGGCGGGCCAGGTGCCCGGCTTATAGAAGCCCACGAGCGGTACGGGCTGCCCATGGCGATCACGGAAGTGCAGCTGCACTGCACCCGTGAGGAGCAGATGCGCTGGCTGCACGGCGCGTGGCAGGGCGCGGTGGCCGCGCACGCTGCCGGCGCTGATGTCCGCGCCGTGACGGTCTGGGCGGCGTACGGCGCGTTCGAGTGGCACAGTCTGCTGACCCGGCGGGACGGGCACTACGAAAGCGGCCTGTTCGACATTCGCGGCGCCTGCCCCCGCCCGACGGCCATGGCCCGCCTGGCGCAGGCCCTGGCGCACGGCACGCCGGTGCCGGTGCTCGCCCGGGGCGTGGGCTGGTGGGCCCGGCCCGAGCGCCTGCTGTACACACCAGCGGGTCCCGTTGAAGGTGAGGAACCCACCGGGCCGCCCCTGCTGGTGCTGGGGCGTGGGCCGCTCACAGGTCCGCTGCGGCGCGCCTGTGACGTGCGCGGCCTGCGGCACACGCATCTGCCGCGCTGGACCCCCCAGAGCCTGGCGCAGGCCGTCCGCCCGGAGCGGCCCTGGGCCGCGGCGCTGTGCACCAGTGCCGTTTCCATACGGGCGGCGCGGCAGGTGGCGGCGCTGTGCGCGGTCCTGAAGATCCCTCTGCTGGTGTTCTCCTCACCGCTGGTGTTCGCCGGCACACCCGGGCACACCTGGACGGAAACCGACACGCCAGTTCCGTCCACGCGGCGCGGCCAGCAGCTGCTGCGCGTGGAACGTCTGACGCAGCAGCTGTGCCCGGACACCCTTATCGTGCGGGCCGGCCCGACCCCCGAGGCTGTCATGACCTCCAGGCAGAGCGACGACGCCGTGATGGTCACCCCGGTGCGTCGGGAGGACCTGATCCGCTGCGCTCTGGACGTGCTGGTGGACGGTGAGACCGGCGTCTGGCACCTGGCGGAGGACACTGTGATGCTGCCGTTCACGGATGACGGCGAGCGCGGCGCATGGTCGTTCTCGCTGGGAACAGTGCGTGGCCAGCTGCTGGGAAACCCGTACGGCAACCTGCCCCACCTGCGCGATCCGGCCGAAGTGGCGCTGGTCTGA
- a CDS encoding sensor histidine kinase: protein MDPDHPPHPTPADDLPDTHTPLSAFPLPSQGQDLHHLSLSAQLLELQRANKELQERCHLYQDLYDHAPVGYCVINEQGVILNANHAAAQLLQLPLTRLMGRRFAMSVAERSRTSFATFLRRALDNPQGGARVELELLGAADVTTVQVDGEALAHSEPRLVRITLTDISALHAAQRTISDLNRSLEDRVQQRTAQVMHLNGELESFVHAVTRGLQTPLRRAAEHAQRLTEQYDPQDTAAVLSSVEQMNRLMNALSTYFRVGRQRARFQPVNLERLMQDVRKRSQPTLAGRPVIWTQDPLPDVTGDSRILTLIFTQLLDNAAKFTAGRNPATISILVRETATEHVIGVADNGAGFNMRQKDRLFTIFERLHPAADYPGLGLGLAHVKRGVLRHGGRVWAEGKEGEGARFWVALPKSSSPTF, encoded by the coding sequence GTGGATCCTGACCACCCCCCCCACCCCACCCCTGCGGACGACCTTCCGGACACCCATACGCCACTCAGCGCTTTCCCGCTTCCCTCCCAAGGGCAGGACCTGCACCACCTGTCACTTTCAGCACAGCTGCTGGAACTGCAGCGCGCGAATAAGGAGCTTCAGGAGCGCTGCCACCTTTATCAGGACCTGTACGACCACGCCCCAGTGGGCTACTGCGTCATCAATGAGCAGGGCGTCATCCTGAATGCCAACCACGCCGCCGCGCAGCTGCTCCAGCTGCCCCTCACCCGTCTGATGGGCCGGCGCTTCGCCATGTCTGTGGCCGAACGCTCCCGGACCAGCTTCGCGACGTTCCTGCGCCGCGCTCTGGACAACCCGCAGGGCGGCGCCCGGGTCGAACTGGAACTGCTGGGCGCGGCCGACGTGACGACAGTGCAGGTAGACGGAGAGGCCCTCGCGCACTCCGAACCACGCCTCGTGCGTATCACCCTGACCGACATCAGCGCTCTTCACGCAGCGCAGCGCACCATCAGCGACCTGAACCGCAGTCTGGAAGACCGCGTGCAGCAGCGCACCGCGCAGGTTATGCATCTCAACGGGGAGCTCGAGTCCTTCGTTCACGCCGTGACCCGCGGCCTGCAGACGCCCCTGCGCCGCGCTGCGGAGCACGCCCAGCGCCTCACTGAACAGTACGACCCCCAGGACACCGCCGCCGTGCTGAGCAGCGTGGAGCAGATGAACCGACTCATGAACGCCCTCTCGACGTACTTCCGCGTCGGCCGCCAGCGGGCCCGTTTTCAACCGGTGAATCTCGAACGGCTCATGCAGGACGTCCGCAAACGGAGTCAGCCCACGCTGGCAGGCCGCCCGGTCATCTGGACGCAGGACCCCCTCCCGGACGTCACAGGGGACAGCCGCATCCTGACCCTGATCTTCACGCAGTTGCTCGACAACGCAGCTAAATTCACCGCCGGCCGGAACCCCGCCACCATCAGCATCCTCGTCCGCGAAACGGCAACCGAACACGTGATTGGCGTGGCCGACAACGGCGCCGGATTCAACATGCGGCAGAAAGACCGCCTGTTCACCATCTTTGAGCGCCTTCATCCGGCCGCCGACTACCCCGGTCTGGGACTCGGCCTCGCCCACGTCAAACGGGGCGTCCTGCGCCATGGTGGACGCGTCTGGGCCGAAGGTAAGGAAGGCGAAGGGGCCCGCTTCTGGGTGGCGCTGCCTAAATCATCCTCACCCACCTTCTAG
- a CDS encoding glycosyltransferase family 1 protein has translation MSPTSPTPTNEPALIVLSHLRWSFVFQRPQHLMTRAARTRRVFFVEEPHFGPGPDRLNLQHTPSGVLVCTPHLEEGHSADVSQARTANLLSALVTAEGLGTYDLWVYAPMEWPVAAQLRPRLVIYDCMDELANFAGASPVLPAREAQVMARADVVFTGGHRLYQSKALKHSNVHPFPSSVDVAHFSRARQNLPDPADQRDLPFPRLGFAGVIDERLDRDLLAATAARHPDCQFVMLGPVVKINPADLPQRDNIHYLGMKDYADLPAYMAHWNAALMPFARNAATEFISPTKTPEYLSAGLDVISTGIHDVVRPYGERGLVRIADGADAFAQACADALHEQRAKNREWRTRVDSFLADLSWDHTWQGMQEQLRRAARARAARPATRAAPQPTAGAAHD, from the coding sequence ATGTCCCCAACCTCGCCGACTCCAACCAATGAACCGGCTCTGATCGTCCTGTCCCACCTGCGCTGGTCCTTCGTGTTCCAGCGTCCCCAACACCTGATGACCCGCGCCGCCCGCACACGCCGCGTATTTTTTGTTGAAGAGCCCCACTTCGGCCCCGGTCCGGACCGCCTGAACCTTCAGCACACGCCCAGCGGTGTGCTCGTGTGCACCCCCCACCTGGAAGAAGGCCACAGTGCCGACGTCTCCCAGGCCCGCACCGCGAACCTGCTCTCCGCGCTCGTCACGGCCGAAGGGCTCGGCACCTACGACCTGTGGGTGTACGCCCCCATGGAATGGCCGGTGGCCGCGCAGCTGCGTCCCCGCCTCGTCATCTACGACTGCATGGATGAACTGGCGAACTTCGCCGGCGCCTCCCCAGTCCTGCCCGCCCGTGAGGCGCAGGTCATGGCCCGCGCAGACGTGGTGTTCACCGGCGGGCACCGCCTGTACCAGTCCAAGGCGCTCAAGCACAGCAACGTGCATCCCTTCCCCTCCAGCGTGGATGTCGCCCATTTCAGCCGCGCCCGCCAGAACCTCCCGGACCCCGCCGACCAGCGCGACCTGCCTTTCCCGCGCCTCGGGTTTGCCGGCGTGATCGACGAACGGCTCGACCGTGACCTGCTGGCCGCCACGGCCGCCCGGCACCCCGACTGCCAGTTCGTGATGCTGGGACCCGTCGTGAAGATCAACCCGGCTGACCTGCCGCAGCGCGACAACATTCACTACCTCGGCATGAAGGACTACGCGGACCTGCCGGCCTACATGGCGCACTGGAACGCCGCACTGATGCCCTTCGCGCGCAACGCCGCCACGGAATTCATCAGCCCGACCAAAACGCCCGAGTACCTCTCCGCCGGGCTGGACGTGATCTCCACCGGGATTCACGACGTGGTCCGCCCATACGGTGAGCGCGGCCTGGTCCGCATCGCCGACGGTGCCGACGCCTTCGCTCAGGCCTGCGCCGACGCCCTGCACGAACAGCGCGCCAAGAACCGCGAGTGGCGCACCCGTGTGGACTCGTTCCTGGCCGACCTGTCCTGGGACCACACCTGGCAGGGCATGCAGGAACAACTGCGCCGCGCAGCCCGTGCCCGCGCCGCGCGCCCCGCCACCCGCGCCGCGCCGCAACCCACCGCTGGAGCGGCACATGACTGA
- the glf gene encoding UDP-galactopyranose mutase, translated as MTDRPQSEPFDFLIVGAGFAGAVLAERFARDAGARVLIVDRRPHIGGNAYDCHDDAGVLIHPYGPHIFHTNSKDVLDYLSQFTAWRPYQHRVLASVDGQLLPLPINLDTVNRLYGLNLTSNELDSYFASVAEDVGAVRTSEDVVVGKVGRDLYNKFFRGYTRKQWGLDPSELDASVTARVPTRTNRDDRYFTDTYQMMPLHGYTRMFQRMLDHPNIKVMLNTDYREIQDLVPWRHMIYTGPVDAYFDYCYGRLPYRSLEFVHETHDTPQFQAVGTVNHPNDYAFTRVSEFKHITGQQHSKTSVVYEFPTDSGDPYYPVPRPENAELYSQYEALTRDRRNVTFVGRLATYRYYNMDQVVAQALATYRRMRAVPA; from the coding sequence ATGACTGACCGCCCACAGAGCGAGCCCTTCGACTTTCTCATCGTGGGCGCCGGCTTCGCCGGCGCGGTGCTTGCCGAGCGTTTCGCGCGTGACGCAGGCGCCCGCGTCCTGATCGTCGACCGCCGACCCCACATCGGCGGCAACGCCTACGACTGCCACGACGACGCAGGCGTCCTGATCCACCCGTACGGCCCGCACATCTTTCACACTAACAGCAAGGACGTGCTGGATTACCTTTCACAGTTTACGGCGTGGCGCCCCTACCAGCACCGCGTGCTGGCCAGCGTGGACGGCCAGCTGCTGCCGCTCCCAATCAACCTGGACACCGTCAACCGCCTGTACGGCCTGAATCTTACGTCCAACGAACTCGACTCGTACTTCGCGTCCGTCGCGGAGGACGTCGGCGCAGTACGCACCAGCGAGGACGTGGTGGTCGGCAAGGTCGGCCGTGACCTGTACAACAAGTTCTTCCGCGGGTACACCCGCAAGCAGTGGGGCCTGGACCCCAGCGAACTCGACGCGTCCGTGACCGCCCGCGTCCCGACCCGCACCAACCGCGACGACCGGTACTTCACCGACACGTACCAGATGATGCCGCTGCACGGGTACACCCGCATGTTCCAGCGCATGCTCGACCACCCGAACATCAAGGTCATGCTGAACACCGACTACCGCGAGATCCAGGACCTCGTGCCCTGGCGGCACATGATCTACACCGGGCCGGTCGACGCGTACTTCGACTACTGCTACGGCCGGCTGCCGTACCGCAGCCTGGAGTTCGTGCATGAAACGCACGACACCCCGCAGTTCCAGGCGGTCGGCACCGTGAACCACCCGAACGACTACGCCTTCACGCGCGTCAGCGAGTTCAAACACATCACCGGGCAGCAGCACAGCAAAACCAGTGTGGTGTACGAGTTCCCCACCGACAGCGGCGACCCGTACTACCCCGTGCCCCGCCCGGAGAACGCGGAACTGTACTCCCAGTACGAAGCACTGACCCGCGACCGGCGCAACGTGACCTTCGTGGGCCGCCTCGCCACCTACCGTTACTACAACATGGACCAGGTGGTCGCGCAGGCCCTCGCCACCTACCGCCGCATGAGGGCCGTCCCGGCATGA
- a CDS encoding FRG domain-containing protein: MTPPGGADAPASVTPDTWLELLDALQHQSWNPALRRFRSPYVFRGQGRAAPLTTSLQRLTPQASELERHVVRAFRKYALGTSAPQDSVWAWLALGQHHGLPTRLLDWTYSPLVALHFATLSLRDADQDGVIWMLDHARIRDTLPANLQDVLEREGSTVFTSDLLTLLSAQHARDTDLPFDREMGWLTSLSPDRPFLMFLEPPSLDARVIAQAALFSLLSHTVASLEDWITAHPDTARQVVVPAALKAEVRDRLDQMNITERTLFPDLGGLSAWLARYYRAAPEEDIP, encoded by the coding sequence ATGACCCCCCCCGGCGGCGCCGATGCGCCCGCCAGTGTCACCCCGGACACCTGGCTGGAACTGCTCGACGCGCTGCAGCATCAATCCTGGAACCCGGCGCTGCGCCGCTTCCGCTCCCCGTACGTGTTCCGGGGGCAGGGGCGGGCAGCGCCGCTCACCACCAGCCTGCAGCGCCTCACGCCGCAGGCCAGCGAGCTGGAACGGCACGTGGTGCGCGCCTTCCGCAAATACGCGCTGGGAACCAGCGCCCCGCAGGATTCCGTGTGGGCGTGGCTGGCCCTGGGCCAGCACCACGGGTTGCCCACCCGCCTCCTGGACTGGACGTACTCACCGCTCGTGGCCCTGCACTTTGCCACCCTCAGCCTGCGCGACGCTGACCAGGACGGCGTGATCTGGATGCTGGACCACGCCCGCATCCGCGACACGCTTCCGGCGAACCTTCAGGACGTCCTGGAACGTGAGGGCAGCACCGTGTTCACCAGTGACCTCCTGACCCTTCTCTCCGCGCAGCATGCCCGGGACACCGACCTGCCCTTTGACCGTGAGATGGGTTGGCTGACCTCACTGAGCCCCGATCGGCCCTTCCTGATGTTCCTGGAGCCCCCGTCCCTGGACGCCCGCGTGATCGCCCAGGCCGCGCTGTTCTCGCTGCTCTCGCACACCGTCGCGTCACTCGAGGACTGGATCACTGCCCACCCGGACACGGCGCGGCAGGTGGTGGTGCCGGCCGCGCTGAAAGCCGAGGTGCGCGACCGCCTGGACCAGATGAACATCACCGAACGGACGCTGTTTCCCGACCTGGGCGGCCTGAGCGCCTGGCTGGCCCGCTACTACCGCGCGGCGCCCGAGGAGGACATCCCATGA
- a CDS encoding DUF6766 family protein → MKRFWRDNGLSTVLLAFFVVFWAAQFLTGWHVHNGELKDAGQHTLSALDYLLSSHFWAATAENWESEFLQMAAYVVLTIHLRQRGSAESNPYTDDPDADPPETGGSFWRRNGLSLTLTTLFVSAMALHLVGSWRSHNAERLSHGEATQSLATFIGQPDFWFESFQNWQSEFLAVVTLVVLTIKLRQVGSSQSKQLSDPDSKTGS, encoded by the coding sequence ATGAAACGCTTCTGGCGGGACAACGGCCTGTCAACCGTGCTGCTGGCGTTCTTCGTGGTGTTCTGGGCTGCGCAGTTCCTCACCGGGTGGCACGTGCACAATGGCGAGCTCAAAGACGCTGGCCAGCACACCCTCTCAGCGCTGGACTACTTGCTCAGCTCGCATTTCTGGGCTGCCACCGCTGAAAACTGGGAGAGTGAATTCCTTCAGATGGCCGCTTACGTGGTCCTGACCATTCATCTGCGTCAGCGGGGCTCTGCCGAGTCCAACCCATACACGGACGACCCGGACGCCGACCCCCCTGAAACCGGCGGCAGCTTCTGGCGCCGCAACGGCCTGAGCCTCACCCTCACCACCCTGTTCGTGAGCGCCATGGCGCTGCACCTCGTCGGTTCCTGGCGGTCACACAATGCCGAACGCCTCAGCCACGGTGAGGCCACGCAGTCCCTGGCGACGTTCATCGGGCAGCCCGACTTCTGGTTCGAGTCCTTCCAGAACTGGCAGAGTGAGTTTCTCGCGGTGGTCACCCTGGTAGTGCTCACCATCAAACTCCGGCAGGTAGGGTCCTCCCAGTCCAAGCAGCTGTCCGATCCGGACAGCAAAACCGGATCGTAA
- a CDS encoding DUF2171 domain-containing protein, translated as MTQADIRAGLKIVCSDGVVAGIVDEVDGLYIRTEVKPDGHHHFIPLDSVQNVGDAVYLNITEHELKGLL; from the coding sequence ATGACGCAGGCAGACATCCGGGCAGGCCTGAAAATCGTGTGCAGTGACGGTGTGGTGGCGGGAATCGTGGACGAGGTCGACGGCCTGTACATACGCACGGAAGTCAAACCAGATGGGCACCACCATTTCATTCCCCTGGACTCGGTGCAGAACGTTGGGGACGCCGTATACCTGAACATCACGGAACACGAACTCAAGGGGCTGCTCTAG
- a CDS encoding manganese catalase family protein: MLYWDNPVRSDTPVFRFARVRWRATGGAGGEICACLQNLFQAFSAHGPVKSRDMLRFLIARGTMHQQQWLAVIEEVGRLEGTLPIPSSLKQEVEHVKFSYDVPLTGVHGTAPPEGCWTTGASLGKEGQLAPSAPASYAQVQQEQAPGTGQEDRK; encoded by the coding sequence ATGCTCTACTGGGACAACCCCGTCCGGAGCGATACCCCTGTTTTCCGTTTCGCACGGGTGCGATGGCGGGCTACGGGCGGGGCGGGAGGCGAAATTTGCGCGTGCCTGCAAAACCTCTTCCAGGCCTTCAGCGCCCATGGCCCCGTGAAGTCCCGGGACATGCTGAGGTTCCTGATTGCACGCGGCACCATGCACCAGCAGCAGTGGCTGGCCGTGATTGAAGAGGTGGGCAGGCTCGAGGGCACGCTACCCATTCCAAGTTCGCTTAAGCAGGAGGTGGAGCACGTGAAATTCAGTTACGACGTCCCGCTGACCGGCGTGCACGGCACCGCGCCACCGGAAGGCTGCTGGACGACCGGCGCGTCGCTCGGCAAGGAGGGGCAGCTCGCCCCGTCCGCACCCGCAAGTTACGCCCAGGTGCAGCAGGAACAGGCCCCAGGCACGGGCCAGGAGGACAGAAAATGA